The Delphinus delphis chromosome 13, mDelDel1.2, whole genome shotgun sequence DNA window aaaagggaaccctcttgcactgttggtgggaatgtaaattggtacagccactatggagaacagtatggaggttccttaaaaaactaaaaatagagctaccgtatgacccagcaatcccactcctgggcatgtactggagaaaaccataattcaaaaagatgcacgCACCCtgctgttcactgcagcactacttacaatagccaagtcatggaagcaacctaaatgtccatcgacggaggaatggatgaagatgtgatgcgtatataaatggaatataactcagccataaaaaggaacgaaataatgccatttgcagcgacatggatggacctagagattgtcatacagagtgaagtaagtcagaaagacaaatatcatataatatcgcttatatgtggaatctagaaaaatggtacagatgaacttatttgcagagcagaaacagtcacagatgtagaaaacaaacttaccaaggggggaagggggtgggtgggatgaattgggagattggaattgacatatacacactactatacataaaacagataactaataaggacctactgtatagcacagggaactctacttaatgctccaTGGTGACCTaaagatgggaaggaaatctaaaaaagagtggatatatatttaactgattcactttgctgtacagtagaaactaatacaacactgtaaagcaactatacgccaataaaaattaagaaaaggaaaacaaaaagagtagCCTTCACCCTCTACTTAGTCTGGCTCCTGTTCCTCTCCTGTCTTGTGGGCTGACTAGAGCCAAGAGGCTTAGAAAGATGCTGCTCTTTATGTGAAAGCAGGCTGGGAGTTTGGCCCATTGAGTCTTTTGTTCCAAGTGTGTTCAAGACAAGCCTTGAGATTTGAGAATACAGGCCCACAGTGACTGACCAGGTAGCTTTACAGTGTAGCAGTTACCTTTTCCCTCAAAACAAGCAGCAGAGCTGTAAAGTACAATAAAGTAAAAGAGGGCATAGGAAGCgtttattatgaaaaagaaaatcaaaagtatagaaaaataaaattgtcaacaTTGGACCAATGAAAGGTCAACGTTGGTTTGTTTGCAGAATCTGGTTAGAGGTTGATACTCTTGGCTTTAAGCAGCCAAAATATTAAGGATCCATTAGGCAGACTCTGTCCCAGCTGAGTTACTGCAAGAACAAGTCCAGGACCCTCTGCAGGCCCCCTCTGTGTTCTGTAGCCAGGACATTTCATGCTTCTGTTGCGAGCCTTCTGCTCGGACTGGGCTGCAAAATGATTAAGGCCTAAGCTGACCTCCTAAGGAATGGCTCCTAAGGGTCACTCCTGAAACCTGACCAGGGAGACCGGCTGGGCCCTTCCCCAGAGGAGCCGTGGCAGCAGAGGGACTGCCCAGACATCCTAGGACACACAGACCTGGACCACCTCTACTCAGGCTCACACATCCCCCGCACTCCTTGTGCCAAGTCCTTCAGTGTGTCCAGGAAAATGTCAAGATCCTGGACTGGCCTAGGATGATGGTAGAGACCCTATTATCTATCCAGCAGCCACTCAATTTTGAAAGCCTAGACTAGGACTGAAGAGCCTTCACCCCTCAACAGTGGAAGGATAACTAGTTTCCTCAGTGATGAACTGAAAGTATTACAGAAGCTGTGGTCATTTGAATAAAGAAAGTGTGTGTATCTGTTTAAGTCTGatgtttttaattgtattttaactCCATGAAGACTGGTAAATTGTGGAGTACACGAAAACTCAGTAAACCTGAACAGTGCCTAATATTCACTTAATACTTTAAGTAAGGCACACCTTTATTCCCATTCCAGATcgggaaactaaggctcagagggaCTCTGTCACCGAAGCAAGGCCCCATGTGGCTGTGAGGGATGTGTGCTGGCGGGTGCCTCGACGCACAGCACCTTGTAGGAGCCATTCTCCTACCTCTCACTTTTGAGAACAGCTTGTATATTCCCTAAggctttaaataccatttctATGCTTTCATCCCAACTTTTTAGCTTTACTCTACTGGCTAGAACAGGACTCACTCTCTTTTCCTTATCTCAGTTTTGGCAGTTAATTGTTCAGGTCAGAAGCCAGAGTCATCTTCTAATCGCCACATTCTGCATCCAATGTGGCACCAAGTTCTGTCTgttcttcccaccccaccctagCCCGGGGCAGCTCTCACTGGAAGGCCTATTGGCAAAACAGCTCAGTGAAGACCAAGGTGAAGGCCagatggaggcagggagacccagTAGTAGGTGACATCCAAGGGCGCAGGCCCCGAAAACACCAGTGGCTGCTGAACGGGCCAGGGCAATGGGAGGTGGTAGCAGGGTGTGTTAGGGTGTTTCTCCATTCACAGAGCTCTGGCTGGGGCCGGGGCCCGACCTGCTGACAGCGTTGGGGAGCGCAGCACTGTTTCCACCACTGTCCAGCTGGCAAGACCATGACTCATCTGCAGAGCGCTTCGTCATCTCAGAGGCCAAGGCTGGGCTGCTCCTCCCTGAACTACCAAGTCCTCAATCTCCTCTTTGAAGCCAGGATTCTGCCCTCCCCTTGTAAGCCTGCATAGCTGGGCATGGCTACTGTATACCCGGGGAAAAAACCTAAAATAATCAAGCTACAACACTGACCGAAAGTGGGAAGAAATCCACTGTCTCCAATGGAAAAGGTTCAACTACTAGAGGTTAGGTGCACGAGCTTGCTGCACCCAGGAAGATCCAGCGGGCTGAGTGAACTCTCGTTAGAAAGCTGACGTGCAACCTGCCTGCAGGAGCAAGTCTGTGGCAAGGCAGAGGACTGGCCCCCAGAATCCTGAGGCTGGAATGCTGGCAGGCGGCCACCTTGCTGCCCTCCGCCTTTGTCCTCTGGACACCCACTTCCTGTCTTTCATTTCTCACAAGGCAGAAGTCTGCGGCCCACTGCCTGGCAGACCTCCCGACTCTCAGTTCCAACCCGTGTTTCCTCTCCCTAACAGGCTTCCCACTCCTCTGTCTTCCTGGGGTCTAGTGAGAACCCTAGGACGCAGTGGGCACTGGAGGAAGACCAGGGGCTCCCCTATTTCAGGACCCTTCAGAGCTTCTGTTCACCTGCAAACCAGTGGCAGGATTTACAGGTTCCACCCAACAGGGGACCAACTTTTTGGAACTTAAGAATTTTGACTAGGCAGAATCCAAATGAAAGAAACCATAACTAGGCCTGAGCCTTCCACGTGAATCTTCAATAACTCAAATATCTAAGAGCTCTACATCACAGCAAAGGGATCACTGCTAAAGAGCACCGCATGAAGTTAGAATTTCCACAAAGGACCGCAGGACACTGAGATAAAGCGCCTGCTAGCCAACTGCTGGCTCTAAGTAGTGAGACTTCCGGACTGCACTTGCTGCTGCCTTCAGCTGTCAGGGATGCGTTTGGCTCAGCACTGGCCTGTGTCCCTCAGGAGCACTGGGCTTCACCTGCACCAATGGTACAGGAAAAAAGAGCACTTACAACCCTGCTTCCAACCTTCTCTTGGCCAGGCGCGCCCAGCCCTGTGAATCAGCATTCCCAGCCACGCCTTTGCCATTTACAGCTAAGCCCAGATTTGAGCACAGAAAGCTATGACTGCAGCTCTGTGCTGTGCCGCTGAGTAACCTCGTAGCGGGGGATGCTTGCCACCCCACTTGCCCCACACATCAAGCAAGTTGAAGCAAGGCCTGCGTTAGACCACGAGGGTAGGGATCAGGATGTCTGGTTCTGTTGAAGGAGCACCCAGTGACTAACACAGTTTAAGTGAAACATGACTGAATTACCTCAAATGGATGGCAAAGGGCTTTGAATTCCAAGGAAAAGCTTGGGGAGGAAACAAATTATGGCTTGCCATAGTCAAAAGAAGGACTGGGAAAAATACTGTCCTGGGAGAGGCTCCGTACATGAGAAGCTGGATTCCGAACCTGAAGAAGTTAAGAGGCTTGCAGGTAGAAAGCAGTCTGTAAATTGCATAGGAATAGAAATaatttctggattaaaaaaacccaaaaaaacccctctTACCTGGCTTATCCCTCTGAGAAGAGGGGAGGGCCCGAGTTTTACTACTAGATTTGCAGCTTTTCAGTACAAACTCCTGTAGCAAGGTTGACACCTGTGTTAGGAGCCCTTGTTCTTGATTTCAGTGACGGAAATTGCCAAAAAAATGGGATTGAGTGAAGGAAGGAGGTTGTCCAGGCCAGTATGCACTGGAAGACCAGAAGCAGAATGGGCTGGTTTCCTTCTGATCCTGTGCTGTCTGACCTGTCTCTGTGGAGAAGAATTACACAGTTGACATTCACGTATGTACAAAACTGCTACATTCCAAGGCTCTGACATAAATGTTAGGCTTTACAAAACACAAATGTCTACATACAACACTGGATCTGGTCAGCAGTAGTGTGAGAGCTGCTATGCAGACTCGGCAGATTCTATTTTTAACACTTCATTGGCAAAACTCCCTTCCCTCCATTCTTACAGAGAACtagtccttttgtttttcttgtgggTAACATAACTTACCTGCTTAACCAAGGCCTGTGTTGGCATGTTACAAAGGCAATTCAGATAGTAGCCTaccgccccccagccccctgcaaaGCCCCCCCGCCCCAGTTTCAGTTTGAACTGTTCCTACACAGGGAGCTGTGCAGCTGTCTTATTCAGAAAAGGCATAAGTGGTAATAATAGTCATGGAACATGCTAGGCTTTGGATAAACTTTGCTGCCATATCTCCATTAGCtcaaattagaaagaagaaagttACTGTGAAAAAGTGAGAGTTCCAACATGCAGACTCTTTGGGGGAAGAAGATCCCCagaccagggagggagggaggaagggggtccATGCTGGAACTCTGTCAACATGCCTTGCCTAATGCAAGAAACTTCTTAGATACAAAACCCCAAAACTCAGTATCTGAGAAACCAGGAAAAATAAGACCAGGACATAAGTATATgaagcaggggagagagggaggctgtAGGAGAAACTGAGAGCAGGACATAAGTATATgaagcaggggagagagggaggctgtAGGAGAAACTGAGAGCAGGACATAAGTATATgaagcaggggagagagggaggctgtAGGAGAAACTGAGAGCAGGACATAAGTATATgaagcaggggagagagggaggctgtAGGAGAAACTGAGAGCAGGACATAAGTATATgaagcaggggagagagggaggctgtAGGAGAAACTGAGACCAGGACATAAGTATATgaagcaggggagagagggaggctgtAGGAGAAACTGAGACCAGGACATAAGTATATgaagcaggggagagagggaggctgtAGGAGAAACTGAGACCAGGACATAAGTATATgaagcaggggagagagggaggctgtAGGAGAAACTGAGACCAGGACATAAGTATATgaagcaggggagagagggaggctgtAGGAGAAACTGAGAGCATGTGCTTTAACTGCACACCCCACCCTCAACCTCTCCCCGTTAGAAGAGCCTAACACTTCCAGAACCGGGCTAATTCTAGCATGTCTCCtgtgtttaatttaaaacaaaaggaacatTTGCAGTTACTCTGCCGAAGTTTCAAGGGCTCTGAAGACTACAACTGGAATCCAAATTACATTCAGGAGTCCTGTATGGGTATTTTCCCCCGAAATCTGCACAAAAGCAATGACAAAAATTTACATTCTTTCTGTCTGGAATTTAGTTTTGTaatgaaaagttagaaaaattACAATGACAAACTGCCAggatattatttttaactattattGGCACTTGCCGTTAATCAGTCATTCTGGAAGattccccccacctcctgctCTGCTCCCTGTTTAAGCAGCCATTAGCATCCTTGAGGGCTAAGAAAGAAGTACAGCTGCTCAGCAGAGAGTATATGGGTGTACTTCTGGTCTTCACTAAACCCAGAGGCTGTTTTGAGTTCTGTGGACAGCAGAAGCCTCCGTTCTCTGATGTTTGTAGGCTGAACCAGAGCTGCAGGAGACCCCATCTGGAGACAGACAGGGGCTTCCTGAAGTCAGTCTCCTGAACAGGCAGAGCAGGTGGGAGGGGACGGGAGCTCCATTTGGTACCAACAACCAAAAGTGAAGATGAGGTAACAAAGGCTAGAAAGgagtcatttatttaaaaaaaaaaaaaaaccaacaaaacaacaaaaaacatacagcCTTCAGCAGGATCTGAAGACATGACGGAGGAGCACACCACCCTTACTGCCACGTGCACCACCTGTGAGTGCCACCCACCGCGACCTCCAGCCATGGGGCCCACAGCGCCCCAGTTTATACACAGGTCACCTGCTTAAGGGAGAGCCCAGGAAACATGGGCCCTTCTCCAACCCCTGCTCTCAGGTGGGCAGGCCAATCCCCggcttctctctgcctccaaaCAACGGGCAATTTCCCCTCAGGCTGTGGACACCACTCCCACTAGTCACTGCTGGGACACTGGGTCTCCAGCCAAGGCCACAGCACACGGGCAGATTTAAGGGTCACAGCAGCTCATTCTTGCCACAATTCCTGGAACGTAGGGCCCATCTCCGGGGGTGTTTGACATTTGTCCCCAAAACCCAGTTGTCACAACAGGTAAACCAAGACTATAATCACAACAGCAAGGACAGGATcgtgttgcttttttcctttttttttcttaaaggagtgagggcatggaaaataCAGCACACCAATGAaacaaaatgccaaaaaaaaaatacaaaaaaatagaaaatagaaaaatgtatttacaaGTAGTACATTACTATGATCAGAAAGCACAAAGACACCTGCTGCTATAATACATGCACTGGTTCAAGAAGAAACTATCAAAAACCCTGCAAGGGAGAAgcctgtaaaaatgaaaaaagggccAAAAAGTTTTAACTTTTCATCCCTAATTTGCTACACTGATCAAAAACCAAATGAGCATCCCCTAAAGTCCATGAGTATATCAGTACAAATACTATACTGTTTTTTAACTGCACGTTCAGTTGTGGAGGGAAAGACAGCCGCTTATCCATATACAAGGAAGCCAGAGTGAACTGCTCTACATGCTAAAAATTACAGCAAGCCCCTGTCTGCTATACAGCATGATCTTAGcaggttttaatttttgtttattcatatatatccatgtgcatgtgtgtgtatgtatgtataaaaaccGTGCCCTCGTTCACTGCCAACACAACATCTGGGTGGACGTGAACTCATTACAACAAATTCTTATGTGTATGTTGTAAGAAGTCACTCAGTGTCTGTGGATTTAATAAGTCACTTCACaccacagaaaatatttaataaatccaAAAAACGGAAAGAAGAATATAATGACAGAAGAGTTTCTGTCTCAGTTCTCTGAAACTGAGTCCCCCATAGGAAACTGGTCCCAAAAGTTCTTGAGGGTTCACTGAGGAAACCAGTTCGCTAATGTTTTTCATCCTTTTAGTGTTCAAAGGTATAGAACAACTCCTTGCCCTTGTCAGTTTAAACAGTCACATCTCCGTCCCCCAAAGGTTAACAGTCTGGTGCAGATCCATAAAaacgggggagggaggagtgctGGGGAAGGCCTGTCACTTCAGGAGGGGCTCCACCTCTCCAACGGCAGGAAGAGAAGGAACCACGCAGGCTCCAGCACCTCGCTCCTGCAAATGCATAATCCGGTCACATGGCAGTCCTTAGACAGGTAGATCTCCAAGTACCAGGCCAGCTCTAAGAGGAAACAAAACCACACGTGGACAGAAAAGGACTGAGAGGCCATTCTGGTCGCTCTCTGTGATCCATCATACTTCCAGGAATCGGGAGCTGCTGGACTTGGAGTGGAATGGCTCAGACCACATCCGCCGTAGGTCACCCTGGGAAAGAAGGAACTTCACTAAGTCACAGATTTCAACTCGAGGCATACATACCTACAAGTCCTTTCTGACTCCTGATCTCAGATCAGATTGCTTCTGTGGAGAATCAAAGAACATTCAAATTTTACTCACTGAAAAGTAACCCCTCATTCTTTGAAGAACTCCTAGAAGGGCTCTTAGGCCCCTTGAGTGGGTAAGGGCTTTTACCAACTCCGCCCTGGTGGCAGTTTATCACTTATGATTCAGATGATCTAGGCAAGATAATGAACCTCTGTGCCTGtttcgtcatctgtaaaatgtggatgataATATAAATCTTGTAAATCAGATAATGCCCTTAGTTTTTACAATGcatttcttaattatttccaAACTTTAATGCAGAGTATTAAAGGGCTATTAGGTGGCAAcagggtgcttttttttttttttgtggtacgcgggcctctcactgttgtggcctctcccgttgcgaagcacaggctccagacgcgcaggcccagtggccatggctcacgggcccagatgctctgcggcacgtgggatcttcccggaccggggcacgaacccatgtcccctgcatcgccaggcggactctcaaccactgcgccaccagggaggccccagggtGCTGTTTTTTAAGAGAAGCAGGAAGTCTCTGTAGCGGGGCTTTAGGGATTTCAGTTAATTAATCCATGACCAGGTGGTAAGGGGTCTACTCATGAGTATTGTCAGCCAATGGCTGTAAGAACCTGGAAGAGGTTGCTAATATCAGGTTAGCAAAAAAAagcaggcaaacaaacaaaatcctccccaaacaacaaaaacaaaaagatcccGCTCTCAAGATCAAGAGCTTAGGGTCTTAAGCAGAACCACCTCCAGCGAGGAGAATACATACCCAAGTCCAGGGTCAATGCCATGTTATTGCTTTCACTGGTTTATAACTGCCTCTCTCACCTTTAAATAGGCCATCGTGAGGAGTGGCAATAAGGTAAATGGCACCAAATAGAGAAGGGCGGGCTGGGCTGCTCGGTGAATTCGAGACGCCACAGTAGCAGTGAGTAGACCTGCCGGGAGACAGAAACATTCGTGAATAACTCCAAGGGGACAGCCCCGAGAGAGGAGAGCCGCTGTTACCTGGCTGCTGCTTGGCACAGTCCTGAGATTGTACAGCTGTAATGTGACACATTCCATCCAATGGTGGGGAGTGAAATGCCCAGCTTGAGCAGGTAAAGAAACAGGGAGCAGCACAGCTTTCAAAAGCGTAGAATTCTAAGGACCTGTGAGTAGCCCAAGTCCCACTCCATGCCCAGGTCCCTGGTTCCAGGCCTCATTTCAGCCCTGAGTGTGCCTggtctccctctgtctcctgtgGTATATGATGACAGACTTGGAggcagagacctgggttcaagtttcAACTCTGCTGCTTATGACAGCCATATAACCTTGGCTAAGGCCTTTCACGTCTTGAGCCTCAGCCTGCTCATCCGTCTAATGGGGATACCACAGTTGCCCTGCCCCCCTCAGAGCCAGTGGAGTGGAGTGGCAATGAACCCACACCTATGAGAGCACCGTGGACTATGAGGTGCTCCTTCAGTAGGAGGCACAGAGGCAAGAAAGGTGCTCCTTTCCGTTCACTGTCGTAGCTGTTGGAGTACAAACAGGTTACTAGCCCAATTACAACCGTCTCTTCCTGTCTGCCTGAATCAGAGCTGGCTAGAGAAAAGCTGGCCGAGGGAGAGTCCGAGGTcagaggtgatggaaatgttacaGCAGATGAAAGGAAGTATCTGTCTAATAAAGTAGGAAATAAACATGACATTCGTTAAACTCAAGCCGAAGATTTCATCGTGTGGTAGGTCTTCTCAACTTTGAGGCCTGACCACACTTTTCCTGCAATGTTCTTCAAACATATTATTGGATAGGGAACTAGGCTGCTGGCCAACACATAGAGCATCTTTCATCTCGTGggtcagtttttttcctttgtggttgtTTATAACAGCAACCAGAGTCACTGCTTTCCTTTCATCTGGCATCTGCAGCTAGAAGACCTGATTTAATTCCAGGGGTTGGAGGACAGCCAGAGAGGGGACTGCATGCAGTCTCTCTGGTTCTCTTACCTACGAAGTATCCAATGAGGGTGCAGTGAAAGTAGGAAACCTTCTGCATGCGTCCGGAGATGTTGGCGGGTCCAGAGGCACTGCAGGAGTCACCGTTGGCTTGCTTTTTGTAGTTGTCGTAACGAAGGACAAAGCACAACAGGAGTCCAGGCATCACGATGTCTCCAATGCCCAACATAGAGAAGTGACTGCCAGTGGAGCTGGAACGTAGTGTCACATGTCAGGGGTGCCGCCTTCTACAACCCCATTTCTCCTCCTGCGCAAAGTCTGTTCACTTTCTAAGAAGTCAAAGAACTTATCTGAACGGTAGATGGCAATCTCTATGGGTTTAACAACACTAGTTTTTAAGAGTTCAGAGATTAAGAGCCACAAGAGTACTGGCGATTGAGGTCTTCAGCCCCACCCTAAGTGCTTCGGGAGAGCACCGCCTAAGTGACTGCTGGAGCCATCTGCTTGAGCGCTGCCACCTCTAGAAATGTCAAGCAGTTCACTATGTGTCACACATTCACTGCTAAGACTTCAAATAAGCACCTACTACTACCAGACATGGGAGATTAAAGCAGCACATTAATTTTTCCAAGATTATAGTTCCAGGAACTATAATTTTAGCATTAAGACATTTTTACAAATGTCTTAGAAGTAAAAAAGATCCAGATTCTCCCGTTAATTCCCTCTAGCCAACTTTAAACTATGGTAACAGGGGTAACATGGAGTTGTTTGATAACattattcaatattaaaaagctGCACCTGTATCACTTAATGATCAGTCTTTGCAAGTTAAGTCAGTATTCTTgaccccatctgtaaaatggagatgactcACAACCCTTTTCCAGTCCAGCATCAGAATGCTGATGACAAAGACAGACAAACTGGGGAACAGAGGGGCAGAGGAAGGCAGTGTCCTCACCATCATGAGATGAGGCCGACACGCCAGTCTTACCTGGGGAAGACCAGTTTTCCAGGCAGAGACAGGCGAGGAACATCGCGCCCAACATTGGGCCCCAGGTGGAGCTTCCGGGATAGAACGTCAAGGGGATTGTCAGCCGGCTGTGTGGCCACCTTCACCATGACGTTGCTATTAAAGATGTAGGCAGAGAAAAACACCTGCCGAGGGGAGAGTCACCTTTACCAGAGGGAGCTGGAAGCACCCCGATCTCAGCACCAGCCCTCTTTGTTCTTAAGAGCAGAGTCTCAGTACTGCATCATCAAGCTTTTTAGACGGCACGctttgaggagaaagaaaatctttGCTCCTGTGTGTACGTGCAGATTTTTTCTCTCCACACCCACAGAGGAAGCCCTTACAGCAGAGCTGCCAGTGCTCCAGGGCAGAGAACCTAGCCTGCCTGCTCCCTTTTCCACCCCGAGAGTCACACGTGTACCCTCTATGGTAACGAGTCTCGACAAACACAGGCACGGAAAGCTGCCTGCTCACCTTTTAACAGGTACAGTGCAGGCCGGAGTGGTCTCAGACAGGAGGTACTCTGGCAAGCAGACTTTGGATATTTAGAGTTAAAAATTTTCCGGAGTGAATGTTCCAATTAAACACAAAGGAGAGCAGCAGCTTTGGGGAAACAGACACTCACCCAAAAGACATCGTAGATTAAAAGCCCTGAGAGAAGCAGGCAGGAGACCTTGAGGCTGGGCAGGCGGACGAAGGCGATCATAGCGACACAGAGACCCatggccagggctggggaggagacAGCAGTcagtgtggagcacaggctcagcttCTCTCCACAAGCTATTCAGCTCATAAACCTAAGAGAGTTTGTAAGTCCCTCAAAAAATCAGGCAGCCCTAAACCCCAGTCTAAGATGTTTACACCTTACTAGTACAAAGTGCCCACCGTTAGCCAACTGTGACCTGCTCGTATTTGGGGAAATCCCTTTTCTCATGCTATAGATGGtgctcaactaagacccaggggaCTGTTCTGAATGCTAAAGCTCTAAGCCAAGCTCAGTTCCGGCCTCCCAGCTCTCATCTCCTGCCTCCCCCCATTACTTCAGATGCATCGCCCTTGCTCCTTTAAAGCCAATGCACACCCTGGATCACATCTTTTTCACTTACTTAAGGACACTGTTCCAGCCACTCATTTTATGCTCATCCTTCCCACCTGGGTCTAAACTAAACACAACAACTCAGAACTGCTCAATGACAGGATTCTCCATGACTCCACACAATGTCATTCTATCCCTAATCTTCCAAACAAGAAACTCTGGGTTCCTTTTCATCTTATTGTAACCTTCATCACGCACACTCAGGCTGCAACCACCCGGGGTGCTCCTCTTGACTGTC harbors:
- the SPPL3 gene encoding signal peptide peptidase-like 3, whose product is MAEQTYSWAYSLVDSSQVSTFLISILLIVYGSFRSLNMDFENQDKEKDSNSSSGSFNGNSTNNSIQTIDSTQALFLPIGASVSLLVMFFFFDSVQVVFTICTAVLATIAFAFLLLPMCQYLTRPCSPQNKISFGCCGRFTAAELLSFSLSVMLVLIWVLTGHWLLMDALAMGLCVAMIAFVRLPSLKVSCLLLSGLLIYDVFWVFFSAYIFNSNVMVKVATQPADNPLDVLSRKLHLGPNVGRDVPRLSLPGKLVFPSSTGSHFSMLGIGDIVMPGLLLCFVLRYDNYKKQANGDSCSASGPANISGRMQKVSYFHCTLIGYFVGLLTATVASRIHRAAQPALLYLVPFTLLPLLTMAYLKGDLRRMWSEPFHSKSSSSRFLEV